AGATCACCAAAGCGCAGTTGCTTACATGGCGCTTGGGTGTATTGCGGAATGAAGGTCGCGCTACCACCGCACAGATCAGCATGGCCAAACGCAATAACGTAATGTTGGCACTGACCATCGCACGCGAAGCACGCCAGATCCTCGGCGGCATGGGCATTACCAACGAATACCCGATCATGCGCCACATGATGAATTTGGAAAGCGTGGTGACCTACGAGGGTACGCACGATATCCATTTGCTGATCACCGGCATGGAGGTTACGGGGTTGGCGGCTTTTAAGTAAGGGGGAATAGAACGCAGATAGAGGCACTTACTGGACTGCGGGTCGAGCCCGCAGTGGCGGTTGGGGGGTAAGTCACTGCGGGCTCGACCGCAGTCTCGTCATCCGCCACACCGATCCGGCCCGCAATTGTATACTAAAAACGAAGCCCTCGCCAATTGGCGAGGGCTTTCACGTTTCTTATTATGCTGTTCTTATTCTCCTACTAGAGCGGCCAAGGTCTCAACAGGAACCATCTTGCGGTCGTGCTTTACTTTCATTAGGCCTGAACCGTTCAGGAACGTGATGGTTCCTACAGGACCAGCGTACTCAAGACCGCGGTTGGTATCGGCGGCTTCAAGCACCACATCGAAATCCACTTTTTGGTTGGCTTTCTGAGCGTCTTTCGTGTTCAGTGCGTTGCGCGTATCAACGTCTACGGACTTAGTGATGAAGCCGGGCTTGTAAAAGATCAACCGGGCTTTCACGTTCACAGGAACATGGAACTCGAAGCGACCGTTAGGCTGCACCTTGGCGAACATGCACTGGGAATCTCCCAACTCAACCGCGAGAACCACATCCTGTGCATCCAAGGTATCCATGTGCAACCATCCGGTCAGTACCAACTTATCCGTGGTGGTCTCGTTGCCGGGAGCAGCGAAGAGGCCTAGGCCGATCAGTGCGAAAAGACCGGTAATAAGGGCTGAGAGGAAGAGGTTGGAGGCTTGCTTGTTCATTGTGGGGAGTGTGTGTGACATTGACGATACAAATGTCCGGGCCCATGCCGCCGCCCACAATACCCACATGTGGGGAAACTTGCTTCAACCTAATAGAATGAAGGGGCAACCGATCACACCCACCGGCGGTCCATCGCATACTTCACGATGCCTGCTGCACTGCGTACGTTCAGTTTCAGCATCAAGTGCTTGCGGTGCGTCTTTACGGTATCCTCGCTGATGAAGAGTGCAGCCGCGATCTCGCCATTGGTCCGTTCCAAAGCGATCATCTTAATGACCTCCCGCTCACGAGCGGTAAGGCCTATATACTCCCCATCCGGGTTCTTCTCCGTAAAGGAGTAGCCCTTCTCCTTGCTTTCCTTGGCGGCATCGCAGACGAATTGCTCGTTGTTCATCACGGCCCTTATGGCCAACATCAGTTCCTCCTTGGTCCCATCCTTGGTCAAATAACCCAACGCACCTTCAATGAGCATACTATTGATGTACTCGACCTCAGTGAGCTGAGAATGCGCAATTACCTTGATCCCGGGATGACTTTTCTTGATGGCACGCATGGTGTCGATGCCATCCAAGACCGGAAGCGAAACCTCCAGCAGAACAAGGTCTACTTGGTTATTCTTGATGAACGAAAGGACGTCCTTTCCATTGTTGGCGAAACCGACCACTTGGAACTGAGGGAACTCAGCTAATCGTGCGCGAAGTCCATCGGCTATAAGCTCCAACGGGTCTCCTACCAGGATGTGTACGGTCTTGTTTTCTGCGGACATGGTCTGCCAAGTTCGTACTATCCGATGAAATAACCTCAGTTTTCGAAGATCTTTTTCTGTTCTAAAGGTTTCTTCGATCTGCCCTTATAGTGCAGCTATGGCAGAAGCTGCCGGGTACTCCACACCCAACTGTTCACCATACCATGCGGTTCAACGCATCGCGAACGCACAAGAAAATAGATTTGCGACAATACAGCGGCGTGCACCCAATTAACAGGGCCAAGCTGGCGTATCAACCCTGAAACCAAGGAATACCAAAAGCCGTAGAACGGCGACCCTATGCTGTTCAATTCGATCGACTTCGCGCTCTTCCTGCCTATCGTCTTCCTCCTGTATTGGTGGGTAGGCGGTAACAGCCAGCGCCGCCGGAACGTGATCGTGTTGGTGGCCAGCTATGTTTTCTATGGGTGGTGGGATTGGCGCTTTCTGGGGTTGATCGCCTTCAGCACCTTGCTGGATTACAGCCTTGGTGTGGCCCTTGGCAATACCGATGATGAACGAAAGCGCAAGTACCTCCTCTGGACCAGCATAGCCATTAACCTCGGCTTTCTAGGATTCTTCAAGTACTACAATTTCTTTGCTGACAGCTTCGCCGATGCATTCACCTTGTTCGGTTCGGAGTTCACCACATCCCGGTTGAACATCATTCTACCGGTCGGTATAAGCTTCTACACCTTCCAGACGTTGAGTTACACGATCGATGTGTACAAACGGCAATTGGAACCCTCGCGCCAACCGATCGCCTTTGCTGCATATGTCAGCTTCTTCCCACAACTGGTTGCCGGGCCCATTGAGCGGGCCGTTAACCTCTTACCGCAATTCAGCACCTTGCGTAAGTTCGATAGATCCATGGCGTATGATGGGGTCCGCCAAATGCTCTGGGGGCTGTTCAAGAAAGTTGTTGTGGCCGATAATTGTGCGGAGATCGTGAATCCCATTTTCGCGGCCCACCATATGCATGATGGAAGCACCCTGTTCATGGCCGCGATCCTCTTCGCATTCCAGATCTATGGTGATTTCAGCGGGTATAGCGATATCGCCATCGGCAGTGCACGCCTTTTCGGTTTCGATCTGATGCGCAACTTCGCCTACCCTTACTTCAGTCGGGATATTGCGGAATTCTGGCGGCGGTGGCACATCAGCCTTAGCACATGGTTCCGCGACTACGTGTACATTCCACTTGGCGGCAGCCGTTTGGGCAAAGCATTGAACGTGCGCAACGTGCTGATCATATTCGTGGTGAGCGGTTTCTGGCACGGTGCAAACTGGACATTCGTTTTCTGGGGCCTGATCAACGGGCTGCTCTTCTTACCACTCCTTCTGCTCGGCAAGAACCGCGCGATGACGAATACAGTCGCCGAGGGAAGAATGTTACCCACGGCACTTGAGCTTTGGCAGATGGTCTCCACGTTCGCCATTACGTGTTTCGCGTGGATCTTTTTCCGTGCCGCAAGCATGCAGCAAGCCTACGATGTGCTAGGCTCCATCGCTTCCCGCACCCTGTTCAACGCTCCGGCCATCGCGAGTAAACGCATGCTGGCGTTCGCTGTGTTGGGTATCATGGTCACACTTGCGTTGGAGTGGATCTCCAGGGAAAAACAGTATGGCCTACAGCTGGATCACGTGCGTTCAAGACCAGTTCGGTATGCCCTCTATTATGGCGTTATTGCAGTGATCATGCTCGGCGCTCCACTTTCCGGCGGTGAATTCATTTATTTCCAGTTCTAGCGGATGATCATCTCCTTCATAGCACGCATTCTGAAGTTGGGCTCGTTCGCGCTGTTGATCCCAGTGCTGTACCTGATGATCCAGCACCGTTACGTTCCAGCGCCGCGCGTGACGCCGAACATTGCCGTGAACGAAAAACTAGCGTTCGCCCGCAACACCGTTCCTGAAAAGTTGGATGTGCTCGCGGTCGGCTCCAGCATGACGCTGAACAACTTGAATACCGAGGCCGTCCTTGATCACTATGGTAAGATCGCCTACCTCAATGCAGGGGCTTGGGGAACAGGTGCATCCGAAGTACGCTTGCTGGGTTCGATACTGGCCAAGAAGTACCATCCCAAAACCGTCATCGTCGCGACGAATATGATGGACTTCAAGAAAGAAGAGAACGTACTTGCGGAGGATAGTGCATCGATCGCCTCCTACGTGAATGGCTCGCCTACCTGGTTCAGTTATTTGAGGCATTGGAACGCACCGTACTACTTGCGTCAATCGGAATCGAACAAACTGCGCTTCACGGATCCCGCCAATTACGAATACCTTGGTTTTGATGCCTGTGGCGGTGCAACATTGGTGGTACCTGCCGATCGAATTGATCATGGCCGTTTCAATGCAGGGCCACCCAAGAGCGAATTGATGGATGAGGAACGGTACTTGGCATTCACTGACTTTGCAAAGAACATGCGTGCAATGAACATTGATCTGGTGGTACTTGAAAGTGCTTACCGCGATGGCTTACGCACCAAAGAGAACGATGCCCAACAAGCGCAGCACGTTGAGCGTTTGCGCGCAATGCTGGTGCCGCTTGGCCATACCCTCATTGATGCTAATGAACGGCATTGGCCAGACTCCCTTTATGTGGATGGCTCGCATTTCGGAAAAGCCGGAAGCAAGGAGTTCACCGCGTGGTGTTTGGGACGGTTGTAGCTCCTGAACGGGCTGACCAGGCTTATAAAGTCGGGAGCTTATTTTTCACGAACAGCTATTTCCTATCTTTCGGTGTCTTACGCGGAACGCACTTGATACTGACACAATGAGAAAGCTACTTTCCCTCGCTACCTTCTTGTTTTTTGTTGCAGCACTGAATGCACAGAACTGGTGCCCGCCTGGAGCAGCGTGGATCTATGATACCGGTAATCCATGGGTCGATTCGAAGACGTACATTAAATACTTGGGTGACACGGTCATTGAGGGGTATGTATCGCAACGGTTTGATATGACTGTTCTGACAACTGAGATAATGGGTAACGATACGCTCATCAACACACACCGACCAGAATTCTTTACGACCACGGACGGTGATGTGGTTTGGGAATACAACGGAACGACTTGGGATACACTCTATTGGTTCAGCGCCCTCCCCGGTGATCGATGGACTCCTTTCTGGCCATACGGGCAAGACTGTCCCGATTCCTATTGGTTGGTGACGGACACCTCTACTACTGTTGTTGATGGATTTCCGTTACGCACGTTGAGCTTGATCGGAACCGATGGAGATTTCGAATTCAATTCAGGAGAAACGATCATGGAGCGGATCGGTGGAAATATTGGCGGAGAACACTTTCCCGGTCATGCGTCATGTTCTATTATTTACGAATGCTATTGTGACCGCATCTGCTATTCAGATCAGGATATTGTTCCACCGAACGGCAGTTGCGCACTAACGCTGAACGTCCATGAAACGTTATTGCCCACTACCGACCTCACGGTAATGCCGCAACCGGCCAACACCCACGTGCAGATCTCTTCAACCAAAGCCAAGCCACTAAAGCAACTACTGGTTTATGATGCAAGTGGCAAGATCGTACTGAATGAAACCATCAGCAACGCTGATCGCTACATACTAGCGGTGGAGCAACTACCTGAGGGCTATTATGTGTTGCGTGCAACAGATGTAACAGGTGCGGTGAGCGCGGTTCCGTTGGTGATCGCACGGTAAGAACGTTCCGAGGTTCGTCGGGATGTTTCGTTCGTGAACCAATTGACGGCTCTGCGATCAACTCACAAGATCACCAACGCGGCAATAATGAAGATCACGATGATGATCAGGTATTGCCAGATGTCCACAAAGTAGCGCGAGTAGGTATTCCAGAATTCTTTGAGTTCTTTCATGGCTGTATTACGGAATCTAACGTAATACGATTTTCCGTATCCTTCGCCGAAGACTTTTCTCAATCCCCGTTCTACACGTTGCTCATGTGTGAACAAAACTAGGCGCAAGCTTGTTGAACAGAAGCGCACGATCTTTACTCCGCAATGTAAGTAGCGAATGAATACCGCGATACCTCTTTAATTGCCAATGACGGATCCCGTCTCTCACCGGACCAGTAAAAACCATAAATATGCGTAACACATTCATTCCACTTGTCGTATTTTCAGTTCTGTTCCTTTCGGGATGTACCATATCGAACCCCTTGAAATATTACAACAAGGCTTTAGCGAAACAACCTTTTGATGCTGTGATCGTTCCAGGAACACCCTTCTTGAACGGTAAATGGGATAGGATCACGCAAGGACGCATGTTGTGGGCGAAACACCTTTATGATAGCGGCGTTACCAAGAACATCATCTGTTCCGGATCTGATGTTTACAGTCCGTATAAAGAAGGGGAGATCATGCGCTTGTACGCAGTGAAAATGGGCATTCCGGAAAGCCATGTCTTCGCAGAGACACAAGCGGAGCACAGCACTGAAAATGTGTTCTACGGTTACAAGTTGGCCCGCTCAAAAGGCTTCGAAAAGGTAGCCTTGGCTTCGGATATTTTCCAGACCAAACTGCTTAAACGGTTCGTGCGCAAAATGCACCGAAGACTTGACGCGGAGATCACCGTGATCCCAATGTTGGAAGACACCATTGCTGCCATGGACCAAAGCACTCCGGCCATTGACCCAAGTTCTGCGTACGAGTCCGATTTCGTTTCGATCGTGGAACGTGAATCAAAATGGAAACGCTTCATGGGGACGTTGGGCAAGCACGTTGAGTGGAAGGAGTGAATATGAGAAAGTTGGCAGATAGCAGGGAGCAGTGAGCAGTGCGCAGTTCGCAGTGCGCAGTTCCAGCGGTTTTCGTTTGCTAGGCGTTTGGCCTTGGGCGTTGAAGAAGACTCAAGTTACAAGACCCAAGGGTTAAGTTTTCAAGACAGCCGGCAGTGATAGAGCCTATGAAACATTCACCTTTCACATTTGCTTTAATTCACGAGTCACAGGGATAGCTGGAGCATAGGTGAAAGGTGATCACGTGATCGGATAGTTGATCAGCTTTGGTCGTTGCAGGCCACTCTGCTTAAGCGCATTCACAAACCGAATAGATCGGCGATCACACACGTGCTATGGAAGTCAAGATCAACTGAACGTTTTCCCGTAATTCCGCCTTGGCAAGGACCTTCACCCGCATCGATCACGATCGCGTGTCCCACTCCGTCGAAGACAAAACTCGTTACAACTGCTCGTCCAGCATCGTCGTTGTATTTCAATTGCGATATGCCCAAGTGGCCGTCCATTTCGACCTCGATCCGATCGGCTTCTGCATCCAACCCATTCAGGCCTACCCATTGATCGATCAACTCCAATGAAGCGCGTTGATCTACGACCTTGTCGTTGGTTCCGTGCATCACGATCAATCGTGGCCAAGGGCCGATCGCGTCCGGATATACCTCGGAAATAATTGCGCGCCATTCCTGCGGTGTTCGGTCCGGTGGGTCGCCTAGTGATCGCGCCGCGGTGAGCAAACCCACATCACCCAAGAATGGACCACCGGCAATTGTTGCACCCGCTCGGAACGTTGCCGGATGCCCGACCATTGCATTCACAGCCATTGCAGCTCCTGCAGAAACACCGTAGATGAACACACGCCCCGTGTCGATCGGCCACGTTTGCTTGGCATGTTCCATCATGCTCATGATCGATGCCAATTCGCCTTGCTCACCTACGGCATCTTTGGCACGGAACCAATCAAAGCATTGCATCATATTATTCGAACCGCGCTGTTCCGGGCATACCAGTATGAATTCCCGCAGGTCCGCGAGCTTGTCCCAACCGGTCATTTCCAAAAGTTCCTCGGCGTTCTGTGTACAACCATGCAAAGCCACGACCATCGGCAAACGCTTTACGTCCGACCCCACATTCTCAGGTAGATGAACGATCATCCGAAGGTTTCCGGGATCAGGACCAAATTCCTTGACCTCGAATGTTTCTTGCCCGAACAAGTAACTCATCCGGAGCAGCATACTACATAGCAGGAAGAGCTTACCCATGGAAGCGCTGCAACGTATCACACTGCTCAAGCTCCGTTGTTCAGCTCGCATCACTTTTCTTCTTCGAAATAGATCTTGTAGAATTTCCGACCGCTTTCATCGGTGCCACGCTCGATCTTGTTCCGATCTCCATGGATGTAGATGTGAAAGTTCTTATCCAATTTCAACACGCTCTTGAAGATGCGCGCTTGCTTTTTTACGGCTTGCGCTGAGATCTCGAATCGCGGATCCATTTCCAGATCGTGCGTTTGCTTGAACTCATCCCCGAACCGTTTGAATGATTCGATGACCTTCGGCTCTTGGAATACCGTTTGCTCGAACACTTCTTGATCGTACTCCGTATTGCTCTTGAAATAATTCACCGAACGGTTCAACAGATCGATCTGATCCGCCTTGGCGATCTCATAGTTCTGCGGCAATTGGTCCGTGATGAAACTCTTCGTGAGTTCCAACATATTGCTGGTGCTGTTCACATTGTCCTTCTTGGCCTTCAAACCAATGAAATCATTCTGCCAATAGGTTGTGTGGTCGTTGTCATCGAGCACGAACAGCGTTGGCGCCTCTTCAGTGAACACCACTAAACAGGCTTTGTTCGGTTTGGCGCTACCTAAGCCTTTGCGCAGATCCAGCTCGATCGACTTGCCTCGGACCTTCGTCTCCATGAATACCTCTTTGCTGTCGTACTTGTAGATCCCAATGGCTTGGTAATGCCTTAGGCCAAGTTCAACATCGCTGAATCGTGCAATGAACAGATCTCCCGACTTTATGTTGTGGTGCTGACTGCTATCGATCAAGTGCTTTGCAATGTCCCGTGACCGTTCCACGAACTCACCTTCTTCTTGGATCGACCTGCACAACCGATGTAGCACGTTGTATTCCAACCCAACAGCATGCGTGAATTCCGAAGTGTGTATCGCCGTTGCGAATGGTTTCAAGAACAGTTTGCGCAGGAATTCCTGATCCTCCTCCCGCATCATTTCCTCATCCTGTTCCGCCAACACGCTCCCTTCTACTGTCGCCCCAACGCGATGTAGAATGAATGAACCTACACTCGCCTCTTTTCCAATGATCATGTTCTTCTCCTCGATCTACTCGAGGCGGCAAAGAAAGCAGATCGTTCGCGAGTGTCCGAATTCGATCGCTCGTCAATAGCGGTATGAAGAATAGTGGTATTTTGTGCATGCGTTGGCCTCTTCAATTCCAACGCTATCAACAATGACAAATAACGGTTTGATCAACTACACGTCGCTTTTTTGTGTTGCATTGGTCTGGATGTCCTGTGGAACTCCATCAAGTCCTGACCCGATCGAGAACAGTGCGCAAGAGGCTGCAGCGCCATCGCCAATGTTGGTCATCTTGGACGCTGAACGTACGGGCATCAATTTTGTGAACCGTGTCATTGAGGACGATAGCGCGAACTACCTCAACTACCGCTACATCTACAATAGTGGCGGTGTTGCCACCGGTGATCTTGACAATGACGGACTACCGGAGATCGTATGCGTGAGCAACCGGAACGGCGGTGCGATCTACAAGAACAATGGGGACCTGAAGTTCAGTGATGTAACGAAGACCGCGGGATTCAATTTGGTAGGGCTTTGGGCGACCGGTGTGTGCATGATGGATGCGAATGCCGATGGATTGCTGGACATTTACGTCTGCGGTTCCGGTCCGGGATACTGGCCCGTGAAATACCGGCGCAACCGGTTGTACATCAACAAAGGAGCTCTGAAATTCGTGGACGAAGCCGCGGAGAGAGGTGTAGCGGATGAAGGGCACCATACCGCAGCCAGTTTCGCCGACCTGGATGGTGATGGTGATCTTGACGTTTTCATTCTCGCACATCGCGTGGACTTCAAGAATTTGAACAATGCCATCACCGATCCACGGTTCCTGCCTGTTGCGGACCAATCCGATCGCCTTTACCTGAACGATGGAACCGGACATTTCGCCGAGCATTCCGCGACCGCTGGAACGGCGAGCCGCAATTGGGGCCTCGGCGTTGCGATCGGTGATATCAACGGCGATGGACGCAACGATATCTACACCAGCTGCGATTACTACTCGCCCAACAAATTGATGATCAATAACGGAACACGGGATGGCATACCACGCTTCTCGGATCGTGCATTGGAGTTCCTAAGGCACACCTCATATTTCGCCATGGGCGTGGATCGAGGGGATCTGAACAACGACGGTGTTGCGGATATGATGGAACTGGACATGGCCATTGGAGACCATAAACTGAGCAAGGAGAATATGGCCGGCATGAAACCCGATCAATTCCGGAACATGGTGAAGAACGGTATGAACCATCAATACATGGTGAACACGCTACACCTTGGCCTGGGCAATGGCCATTTTGCAGAGATCGCGCAGGCCGCATGGGTGGACAAGACAGACTGGAGCTGGTGCCCACTCATTGTGGATCTGGACAATGATGGTTGGAAGGACCTTTACGTTACCAATGGCATTCCGCGCGATATCGGAAATGTTGATTTCAACATCAAGGCGAATGCAATAACGGAAGAAAGTGGCGGACGGCCAAACTTCAAACAGATCCTTGATCTTGCCCCAAGCCACTACAAAGAGACCAGCGTTTTCCGGAACAAAGGAGACCTCACCTTCGAAAAGGCCATGGACCCGTGGAACTTTCACCACAGTAATGCCGCGACCGGAGCATCGTATGCGGATCTGGATGGCGATGGCGATCTGGATATTGTTTCTGCCGATGTGAACGACAAATGCAAGGTCATCGAGAACCGTGCGCGACAACTTGGAAACGATCACTTCATCCAAATTCTCCTGAAAGGTGAAGACCTGAATCCCAATGCGATCGGAACCACCGTGACCATTAAGAACGCGAAGGGTATCCAAACGTTTGAGCTTTGGCTTGGCCGGGGTTATCAGAGCAGTGTGGAACCGATCGTCCATTTTGGTTTGGGCGATGGCTCCGTGGATGAGCTGATGATCGATTGGTACGATGGAACACGCACGATCATTTCATCCCCAACGGTCGATCAGCGCATGACAGTGGACATGAAGGCGGCTGCTCGTGCGGCACGGCCAAAAGAAGATCAGCGATCATTCTATGTGGATCGTTCCTCGAATTTGAGCGGGGTAACTGCTCATAAAGAAAACGCGTTCGATGACTTTCTCAAGGAACCTTTATTACCCCAACAACAAAGCCAACACGGGCCCGGGGCTGCTGTAGCCGATGTGAATGGCGATGACCTTGATGATATGATCATTACCAGCGAAACAGGAAGCGCAACTACGTTGTACCTGCAGAGCGCATCTGGAAAATTCACGAAAGCAGGATCGCAACCGTGGAGCTCTTACAAGAACTCTGAATTCATTGGCGCACATTTCTTCGATGCGGACGGCGATGGTGATCCGGACATTTACCTAGCTGCCGGGAGTACGGAGTTTCCAAAGGGTGCGAAGGAGTATCGCGACCGGTTGTTCTTGAACAATGGCAAAGGGAATTTCATCGAAGCACCTAATGCACTTCCGGAAAGCTATAACAGCACCAGTTGCGTGGTCTCCGAGGATCTGGATACCGATGGCGATCTGGACCTATTCGTAGGCGGTCGGAATGTGCCCGGTTTTTATCCGTTTTCACCGCAATGCCAGATCCTCCTGAACGAGAATGGCCGATTCATTGATGCAACTGCGAATTGGTTGCAACAGGGAAACGAACTGGGAATGATCACCGCGGCGCAGTTCGCGGATCTCGATGGCGACAAGAAGAACGAGTTGATCGTTGCCGCAGAATGGATGCCCTTGCGCATTCTGAAGAATACTGGCAGCTCGTTTAAAGATGCTACAGCGAACATGATAGACACGACCATGTCCGGCTGGTGGCAAGGCCTTCGTGTGGAGGACATTGATGGTGATGGTGACCTGGATATACTCGCTGGCAATCTTGGAATGAACAACAAGTTCCACCCATCCCACGAACGACCACTGAAGGTCTATTCCGGCGATCTGGATGGAACCGGCACCAACGATATTGTTCTTGCCAAGACGGGAAATAGTGGTGAACTCCCGGTGCGTGGGCGCGAATGTTCTTCGCAGCAATGCCCGGTGATCCTGCAGAAGTTCCCGAGCTACAAGTCCTTTGCTGAAGCAGATCTGCAGAAGATCTACGGAGCAGATAAATTGGCGAACGCACTGCAACTTTCCGTTACGGAATTCAAGAGCATGGTGCTTCTTAACGATGGACAAGGCAAATTCACTGCAACCGCATTACCGAACCATGCGCAGCTCTTTCCGATCCGCGACTTTATCCTTCAGGATGTGAATGGCGATGGTAAGAAAGACATCATCTGCGGTGGGAACATGTACGGTGCCGAAGTTGAGACCGTGCGGTATGATGCCGGTGTGGGACTTCTTCTTTACGGCGACGGCAAAGGTGGATTCAAACCTGCACCTGTTGCTGAAAGCGGGATCTTTTCACCTTACGATACACGCCACGTAATGCCCATACGCATCGGAACATCCAAAACACCCGGCATCCTGTTCGTGAATAACAGTGGACCAGCACAGCTTTTCATGCCTAGCGGAAATGCGATAAGTGGTGTTGCTGCTTTGCGTTGATGTTTACCTGAACATCTCCGAATATTCTTCACTCTGCATATATGCAGAATGCAAAGGTTTTGAATCACGTACTGTGGTCTGTTGAGGAGTCGTAACGACGCGATCGCAAAGTCTCATACAGCCAACACTACATTGAGAACTGTAAGCGTGAAGTCGTTATCCAACATAAAGACCATCCCGAAAGCATTTTGGGATGGGCTCTATATGTTCTTTGGTCGGTCCTAAACCGTGCAAGGCCTCTACCGCAACAACGTGATCTTTCCGACCACATCTTTTCGTTCTTGGTAAGGCAAGCGATAACCCACCTTGTACACATAAACGCCATCCGGTGAAACCCTTCCACCGTAGGTTCCGTCCCAAGTTGCATCAGGGTCTGTGGTCCTGAAGATCACTTCGCCAAAACGATCCACGATGACCATTGAAAAATCCTCCGGGGTACACTCCCCTTTCCAGCTCCATGCATCGTTCTGCTCATCGTTATTCGGTGAGAATGCCGATGGTATCCATACCGTGCAAGAGTCGGAACAATCTTCTATGAACATGGTTCTTTCCACATCGACAACACCACAGCTCAATGTTACTTGCAGGGAGACCAACACTTCACCTGCCCGCGTAAAACGCACACTAGGATCGATCTCCGTGGAGTTATCCGCTGCGCCATTAAAATTCCATTGCACCCCGACCACCGCTGAATCGGCTTCAAGAATGAATTTCACCGGATCCTGCATGCACTTCGCATCCTGCACAAAGTCCGCAACGCAAAGACATTCAATGTTCATCACCGTTGCCTCCGCTACGTCAACACACCCGTTCACATTGGTTGCTGTGAGGATGTATGAACCAGCATCGTGTACCATTGTCGGATCGGCCAATGGATTGCTATTGAACGTGTAGACAACCGACATTCCTGAAGTTGGGAATACCGTACTGAGATCTACCGTCTGCCATGAGCACAGCGTAAAGAACTGATCAGCGCCCAGAACAGGAACGTCATTCACGACAAAGTCAACGAATGCAGTATCGCTGCAACCAGCGAGATTGCTTGCCACTAAACGGTAATTCCCAGTTGCATTCACTGCAGCAGGGTCGGTAACCGCTGCCCCGCCAAGTGTCCATTGCGTAGTGTGGTTCGCCGTGGAATACAATGCAGTAAGATCGAAGGTTGAACCGGCGCAGATGGATGCTGTTTGGTCCGCACCAAGAACTGGCGATGCTTCGAACATTAACGTAACAACCGCTGATGCCGTGCAACCAGCAGTGTTCGTCGCGGATAAGGTATACGTACCTGCGGTAAGAACGGAAGTCGGATCAGCAAGCGCTGAACCTCCTGCGGTCCAAGATGTCGTATTCGAACCAGTGGCGTAAACCGATGTGAGATCAACAAGAACACCAGCGCATTCGGTCAGCGTTTGGTCAGGCCCAAGCGTAGGGTTGGCCGATACGATCAGATCCACCGTTGCATTATCGCTACAACCATTTGCCGCTGTTGCAACAACTGTATAAAGGCCTGTTGCGTCAACCGCTGTTGG
The nucleotide sequence above comes from Flavobacteriales bacterium. Encoded proteins:
- a CDS encoding T9SS type A sorting domain-containing protein, encoding MRKLLSLATFLFFVAALNAQNWCPPGAAWIYDTGNPWVDSKTYIKYLGDTVIEGYVSQRFDMTVLTTEIMGNDTLINTHRPEFFTTTDGDVVWEYNGTTWDTLYWFSALPGDRWTPFWPYGQDCPDSYWLVTDTSTTVVDGFPLRTLSLIGTDGDFEFNSGETIMERIGGNIGGEHFPGHASCSIIYECYCDRICYSDQDIVPPNGSCALTLNVHETLLPTTDLTVMPQPANTHVQISSTKAKPLKQLLVYDASGKIVLNETISNADRYILAVEQLPEGYYVLRATDVTGAVSAVPLVIAR
- a CDS encoding PHB depolymerase family esterase — translated: MRAEQRSLSSVIRCSASMGKLFLLCSMLLRMSYLFGQETFEVKEFGPDPGNLRMIVHLPENVGSDVKRLPMVVALHGCTQNAEELLEMTGWDKLADLREFILVCPEQRGSNNMMQCFDWFRAKDAVGEQGELASIMSMMEHAKQTWPIDTGRVFIYGVSAGAAMAVNAMVGHPATFRAGATIAGGPFLGDVGLLTAARSLGDPPDRTPQEWRAIISEVYPDAIGPWPRLIVMHGTNDKVVDQRASLELIDQWVGLNGLDAEADRIEVEMDGHLGISQLKYNDDAGRAVVTSFVFDGVGHAIVIDAGEGPCQGGITGKRSVDLDFHSTCVIADLFGL
- a CDS encoding response regulator transcription factor, with the translated sequence MSAENKTVHILVGDPLELIADGLRARLAEFPQFQVVGFANNGKDVLSFIKNNQVDLVLLEVSLPVLDGIDTMRAIKKSHPGIKVIAHSQLTEVEYINSMLIEGALGYLTKDGTKEELMLAIRAVMNNEQFVCDAAKESKEKGYSFTEKNPDGEYIGLTAREREVIKMIALERTNGEIAAALFISEDTVKTHRKHLMLKLNVRSAAGIVKYAMDRRWV
- a CDS encoding YdcF family protein codes for the protein MRNTFIPLVVFSVLFLSGCTISNPLKYYNKALAKQPFDAVIVPGTPFLNGKWDRITQGRMLWAKHLYDSGVTKNIICSGSDVYSPYKEGEIMRLYAVKMGIPESHVFAETQAEHSTENVFYGYKLARSKGFEKVALASDIFQTKLLKRFVRKMHRRLDAEITVIPMLEDTIAAMDQSTPAIDPSSAYESDFVSIVERESKWKRFMGTLGKHVEWKE
- a CDS encoding MBOAT family protein, which gives rise to MLFNSIDFALFLPIVFLLYWWVGGNSQRRRNVIVLVASYVFYGWWDWRFLGLIAFSTLLDYSLGVALGNTDDERKRKYLLWTSIAINLGFLGFFKYYNFFADSFADAFTLFGSEFTTSRLNIILPVGISFYTFQTLSYTIDVYKRQLEPSRQPIAFAAYVSFFPQLVAGPIERAVNLLPQFSTLRKFDRSMAYDGVRQMLWGLFKKVVVADNCAEIVNPIFAAHHMHDGSTLFMAAILFAFQIYGDFSGYSDIAIGSARLFGFDLMRNFAYPYFSRDIAEFWRRWHISLSTWFRDYVYIPLGGSRLGKALNVRNVLIIFVVSGFWHGANWTFVFWGLINGLLFLPLLLLGKNRAMTNTVAEGRMLPTALELWQMVSTFAITCFAWIFFRAASMQQAYDVLGSIASRTLFNAPAIASKRMLAFAVLGIMVTLALEWISREKQYGLQLDHVRSRPVRYALYYGVIAVIMLGAPLSGGEFIYFQF
- a CDS encoding nucleoid-associated protein; protein product: MIIGKEASVGSFILHRVGATVEGSVLAEQDEEMMREEDQEFLRKLFLKPFATAIHTSEFTHAVGLEYNVLHRLCRSIQEEGEFVERSRDIAKHLIDSSQHHNIKSGDLFIARFSDVELGLRHYQAIGIYKYDSKEVFMETKVRGKSIELDLRKGLGSAKPNKACLVVFTEEAPTLFVLDDNDHTTYWQNDFIGLKAKKDNVNSTSNMLELTKSFITDQLPQNYEIAKADQIDLLNRSVNYFKSNTEYDQEVFEQTVFQEPKVIESFKRFGDEFKQTHDLEMDPRFEISAQAVKKQARIFKSVLKLDKNFHIYIHGDRNKIERGTDESGRKFYKIYFEEEK